From a single Clostridium isatidis genomic region:
- the nagB gene encoding glucosamine-6-phosphate deaminase, with product MRLIITKNYDELSKKAAEIIAETIKEKPNAVLGLATGSSPVGLYKELIKMHKDGEVDFSKVTTVNLDEYVGLSGEHPQSYRYFMNENLFNHVNIDKNNTYVPNGLAEDAEEEGRRYDAKIEELGGTDLQLLGIGNNGHIAFNEPAEELVFGTHLTDLTEETIKANSRFFASIKDVPTQAFSMGIGGIMKAKKILLIASGEEKAEAVKGMIEGNITTKLPGSLLQLHHDVIVIVDEAAAKLLSK from the coding sequence ATGAGATTAATAATTACAAAAAATTATGATGAATTAAGCAAAAAGGCTGCTGAAATAATAGCAGAAACAATAAAGGAAAAACCAAATGCAGTATTAGGTTTAGCAACAGGTAGTTCACCAGTTGGTTTATATAAAGAATTAATAAAAATGCATAAAGATGGAGAAGTAGATTTTTCAAAGGTAACAACAGTTAACTTAGATGAATATGTAGGTCTATCCGGAGAACATCCTCAAAGTTACAGATACTTTATGAATGAAAATTTATTTAATCATGTTAATATTGATAAAAACAATACTTACGTTCCAAATGGTCTTGCAGAAGATGCAGAAGAAGAAGGAAGAAGATATGATGCTAAAATAGAAGAGCTTGGAGGAACAGATCTTCAATTATTAGGTATTGGGAATAATGGGCATATTGCCTTTAATGAACCTGCTGAAGAACTTGTTTTTGGAACACATTTAACAGATTTAACTGAAGAAACAATTAAGGCTAATTCAAGATTTTTTGCTTCAATTAAAGATGTACCAACTCAGGCATTTTCAATGGGAATCGGCGGAATAATGAAGGCTAAGAAAATATTACTAATTGCAAGTGGTGAAGAAAAAGCAGAAGCAGTAAAAGGTATGATAGAAGGAAATATTACTACTAAGCTTCCAGGATCACTTCTACAATTACATCATGATGTAATTGTTATAGTAGATGAAGCTGCAGCAAAATTACTTTCAAAATAA
- the radA gene encoding DNA repair protein RadA, protein MPKIKSVYVCQECGYESAKWLGKCPDCNNWNTLVEEVRDNKKELKSAINTVRILENSPKSIGDIQSGEKKRYNTGLEELNRVLGGGLVRGSLTLISGDPGIGKSTLLLQTSNYIASNYGKVLYVSGEESEEQIKIRGDRLGVNSNNLYILSETNLDLIEAHIEELKPVFVIIDSIQTVYKESITSAPGSVSQVRECSNAIMRIGKNNNIPLFIVAHVTKQGELAGPRVLEHIVDTVLYFEGERTEEFRVLRTMKNRFGTTSEIGVFEMSEEGLVEIYDPSKIFLEETNFNQEGSSVIGIMEGTRPILVEMQALATETKMNIPIRTGIGIDFQRLRLIIAVLEKKLRVPFYKYDVYANVVGGLRLEGTTGDLGLALSLISSIKNKPFKLEKVLIIGEVGLTGEIRPVASCDRLIREAEKMGFKHAIIPERNKDKVKSKTISIIGVNNLTEAINNIF, encoded by the coding sequence ATGCCTAAAATAAAATCGGTATATGTTTGTCAGGAATGCGGATACGAGTCGGCAAAATGGCTTGGGAAATGCCCGGATTGTAATAATTGGAATACTTTGGTGGAGGAAGTTAGAGATAATAAAAAAGAACTAAAAAGTGCAATAAATACAGTAAGAATATTAGAAAATTCTCCTAAAAGCATAGGAGATATACAATCAGGTGAAAAGAAAAGATATAATACTGGATTAGAAGAATTAAATAGAGTGTTGGGAGGAGGACTTGTGAGAGGATCTTTAACCTTGATTTCAGGAGATCCCGGAATAGGTAAGTCAACACTTTTACTTCAAACATCAAATTATATTGCCAGCAATTATGGTAAAGTTTTATATGTATCAGGGGAGGAATCTGAGGAACAAATAAAAATTCGAGGCGATAGGCTTGGTGTTAATTCAAATAATTTATACATACTATCAGAAACAAACCTAGATTTAATAGAAGCACATATAGAAGAATTAAAACCTGTCTTTGTAATAATAGATTCGATACAAACAGTATATAAGGAAAGCATAACTTCAGCACCAGGAAGTGTATCTCAAGTAAGAGAATGTTCAAATGCAATAATGAGAATAGGAAAAAACAATAATATTCCTTTATTTATAGTTGCTCATGTAACAAAGCAGGGAGAACTTGCAGGGCCAAGGGTATTAGAGCATATAGTAGATACTGTATTGTATTTTGAAGGAGAACGTACTGAAGAATTTAGGGTTTTAAGAACAATGAAAAATAGGTTTGGTACAACTAGTGAAATTGGCGTCTTTGAAATGTCTGAGGAAGGTTTAGTGGAAATATATGATCCGTCAAAGATATTTTTAGAGGAAACAAATTTCAATCAGGAAGGTTCATCAGTTATAGGAATAATGGAAGGTACAAGACCTATTTTAGTAGAAATGCAGGCTTTAGCTACTGAAACTAAGATGAACATTCCAATAAGAACTGGTATAGGAATAGATTTTCAAAGGCTTAGACTAATAATAGCCGTTTTAGAAAAAAAGCTAAGAGTACCTTTTTATAAATATGATGTATATGCAAATGTTGTTGGTGGCCTTAGATTAGAAGGAACAACAGGTGATTTAGGGTTAGCATTATCTTTGATATCAAGTATTAAAAATAAACCTTTTAAATTAGAGAAAGTTTTAATAATAGGAGAAGTTGGACTTACTGGAGAAATTAGACCAGTTGCATCTTGTGATAGGCTTATAAGAGAAGCA